In Helicobacteraceae bacterium, one DNA window encodes the following:
- a CDS encoding nucleotidyltransferase domain-containing protein, whose protein sequence is MRINEYEKEVIVKAVQAVDPRAKIWLFGSRVDDDKKGGDIDIAILSDVIAQDILQKIKVRREICDKIGEQKIDILTSKSGEEPFFKLAQASGKALDE, encoded by the coding sequence ATGCGTATTAACGAATATGAAAAAGAGGTTATAGTCAAAGCCGTTCAAGCCGTCGATCCGCGCGCGAAAATATGGCTGTTCGGCTCTCGCGTTGACGACGACAAAAAAGGCGGCGATATAGATATAGCTATTCTTTCGGACGTTATTGCGCAGGATATATTGCAGAAGATTAAGGTTCGGCGCGAAATATGCGATAAAATCGGCGAGCAAAAGATCGATATTTTGACTTCGAAAAGCGGCGAAGAACCGTTTTTTAAACTAGCTCAAGCAAGCGGAAAGGCGCTCGATGAGTAG
- a CDS encoding NAD(P)-dependent oxidoreductase: MNKIIAEDIQNILSEPLPWHEFDGKTVLITGAAGMIASYFVYAFMELDNVKVIANARDANKAEKKFGQYKDNLRFSMLVQDISKPIPADLNADIIIHAASPTGVNLNDFVGTIAANIEGAKNICEYALHKKAEHGADTRVLFLSSVAIYGVTGKSDISESDYGIVDLDNKFSVYAESKRMSETIFKAYARQFGVKTWIARLASTYGPDFTENNHLAHAQFIKQANESETILLDSDGSVIRPYTYVTDTVVGCLTALLRGETGEAYNVSNPYCDVKIIDLANIIANSFHEKPIRVIANAKDPQSAVHNDTKVISIDAGKLIALGWQPKVDLKNGFARTVQSFIAADVEQNSSLSLSLSLSRSLLMECARTRQTVRRRRTLNENAAVFGGD; encoded by the coding sequence ATGAATAAGATTATCGCCGAAGATATACAAAATATATTGTCCGAGCCGCTTCCATGGCATGAGTTTGACGGCAAAACGGTTTTAATCACGGGCGCCGCAGGAATGATTGCGTCATATTTCGTGTATGCGTTTATGGAGTTAGATAACGTAAAAGTCATTGCAAACGCTCGCGATGCGAATAAAGCTGAGAAAAAATTTGGACAATATAAAGATAACCTTAGATTTTCGATGCTTGTCCAAGACATTTCAAAACCAATCCCCGCCGATTTAAACGCTGATATTATCATTCACGCCGCATCTCCTACAGGCGTTAATCTTAACGATTTTGTGGGCACGATTGCGGCAAATATAGAGGGCGCAAAAAATATTTGCGAATACGCCTTGCATAAAAAAGCGGAACATGGCGCGGACACGCGCGTGCTGTTTCTCTCGTCGGTGGCGATTTATGGCGTTACCGGTAAAAGCGATATTAGCGAAAGCGATTACGGAATTGTTGACTTGGACAATAAATTTTCCGTTTATGCGGAGAGCAAACGAATGTCTGAGACGATATTTAAAGCCTACGCAAGGCAGTTTGGCGTCAAGACATGGATCGCACGCTTGGCGAGTACTTACGGACCAGATTTTACTGAGAATAATCATCTCGCGCACGCGCAGTTTATAAAGCAGGCCAACGAATCGGAAACCATCTTGCTAGATTCGGACGGTTCGGTGATTCGTCCCTATACTTATGTTACAGACACGGTAGTCGGTTGTCTTACCGCGTTGCTTCGCGGCGAGACTGGCGAAGCGTATAATGTTTCCAATCCATATTGCGACGTTAAAATTATCGATCTTGCAAACATTATTGCTAACAGCTTTCACGAAAAACCGATCCGCGTTATCGCCAACGCCAAAGATCCTCAAAGCGCAGTGCATAATGATACAAAAGTTATTTCAATTGATGCAGGTAAATTGATCGCATTGGGTTGGCAACCTAAGGTCGATCTTAAAAACGGTTTTGCCAGAACGGTGCAAAGTTTCATCGCCGCCGACGTCGAGCAAAATTCCTCTCTCTCTCTCTCTCTCTCTCTCTCTCGGTCTCTTCTTATGGAGTGCGCGAGGACGCGGCAAACAGTTCGAAGGCGGCGGACGCTAAATGAAAACGCCGCCGTATTTGGAGGAGACTAG
- a CDS encoding dTDP-4-dehydrorhamnose 3,5-epimerase family protein, producing the protein MKTPPYLEETSLPGLMIFYPHQAQDDRGWFRKIYQMDFLKNNGWDFSFMETYCHKTKKGVIRGLDFSLSPDDKKMIYCVQGEAMAVFVSLANGEHQGKRKTIELSGDDPKIVLLSNGFCSSAFAKTDIIMVNSSCLAYQPNINFKINPYDPDLAIEWPAHISTPPPIQGYVSFAQAKKLIEET; encoded by the coding sequence ATGAAAACGCCGCCGTATTTGGAGGAGACTAGTTTGCCAGGACTAATGATTTTTTATCCTCATCAGGCGCAGGATGATCGCGGCTGGTTCAGAAAGATATATCAAATGGATTTTTTGAAAAATAACGGTTGGGATTTTAGTTTTATGGAGACATATTGTCATAAAACAAAAAAAGGCGTAATACGAGGTTTAGATTTCTCGCTCTCGCCCGATGATAAAAAGATGATTTATTGCGTGCAGGGCGAAGCAATGGCGGTGTTTGTCTCTCTCGCAAACGGAGAACATCAGGGCAAACGCAAAACAATTGAGTTAAGCGGCGACGATCCAAAAATAGTGTTACTTTCAAACGGGTTTTGCTCGTCGGCTTTTGCGAAGACAGATATCATTATGGTAAATTCTAGTTGTTTGGCATACCAGCCGAATATTAACTTTAAGATCAATCCTTACGATCCCGATCTTGCTATCGAGTGGCCCGCGCATATTTCTACGCCGCCGCCAATTCAAGGTTATGTAAGTTTTGCTCAAGCAAAAAAACTGATAGAGGAAACGTAA